Below is a window of Patescibacteria group bacterium DNA.
GGTCGCGGCACTGGCGAAAGTTTTGGCGTAAAAAATTTACGCAGAGGTTATTCGAGGGTGTTGCCGAATTTACCTGACAAGATTGAATGAATTTCGACTCTGCTTTCGTTAAAAATGCCCAATTTCCCAGGCTCGATTTCGAAAACCTGCCAGTCGTCAAGAGGATCATTGAGCACGGTTCCAATTTTTTCTCCGTCGAAATAAACATCAACAAGATTGAGCGTCTCGCCGCCAGTTTCTTTTTGATAGATGTAACCGAGAACTAGACTTGAGGTTTTTTTGTTCACAATTGCAGGTTAAAAATTCAACCTAAAAATTCTCAGCGATTGCCAAATAGTCTTTTAGTGCTTCTAGGCTGAGTTTTACCATGGTTGGAAATTGTTGGTTGAACTTGATGCCCATTGTTCCAAGCTGAAGATGTATTAGGGCATGATGTTCTTTTGCTGAGACAGATCCGTTGTGGTCACCATGCGAAGGAACAGCATTTGCGGTGAAGCGGCTAAGTCCTTCTATTTTTTCGTTGACCTTGACCATGTCGGGCTCGACACCTTCTTTGGGCTCAACAAGTGCGATAATCTCTTTCACAAGTGGAACAATCTGCGTGTGAACAGAGAGCGCTCTTTCGACACTCGTCTTTATTTCTCCGGCTAAAATTTCGGCATCCATGTTTTTGCAAAGGAGCGCGCTATCCAGACCCTCAACCACTTTTAGGTTTTCTTCTTTTTCTGCTAAAGCAATTGCGTCATCACAAAACTTAAGCCATTTTCCCAAAGCAGTCCTATCTCTTTGAATTATTTTTCGCTCGGGGAGTTGTTCGTCGGGGAGGTTTTTACTTGCGTCGGCGTTCATTAGTTCAGGGTTAAATTTTTTGAGTTGAGACTTTATCGTGGTAAAATTGTTTTGTCAACCCTACTGCATTCCCATGAATCCTGCCGAATTTCTCGAAAAAATCGTCTCGATTTACTCGCCCTCTGAGCGCGAGGATGAGCTCGCGAAATTTATCGCCGCGACCGCGCAAGACTTGGGTTTCGCGAAAACTTCAGTCGATCACTTCAGCAATGTCGTGCTCGAGATCGGTGCGCCGACTGCGCAGAAAACCATTCTTCTGCTCGGGCACATCGACACGGTGCGACCATTTTTGTCAGTCAAAATTAAAGACGGAAAATTATTCGGTCGTGGTGCGGTCGATGCGAAAGGTCCCTTCGCGACTTTCGTTTTCGCGGCGCTGGCGGCTGCTCCGCAACTCAAAAATACGAAAATTATCGTCGCGGGTGCGAGCCAGGAAGAGCAGCACGGCACGGGCGCGCGCGTGCTTGCCGAGAAATTTACCGCTCCTGATTTCATCGTGGTTGGCGAGCCGTCAGGCTTCACGGGCATCACGCTCGGCTACAAGGGCACTTTTTCGATGGAATTTTTCAAGCGCAAAAATTCAGCGCACTCCGCCAACGATTCCGAAAAAAACGCGATTGAGGAGGCGATTGATTTCACCCAAAAAATTAAAAAGTTTTGCGACGAATTCAATTCCGGCAAATCGATCTGGGAAGGCCTGCAACAGCGTGTCGTCAAATTCGTCTTTGACGAAGTGAATGGTGTTGAGCAGGTGAAGGTGCGTGTGAAATTTCGCACGCCAATCGGCTTCGACATCGCCGCGCTGAAAAAAGTCGTCGGCAAAAATTCGAAAGGTGGCGAGATTTCCTACCTGCAGAGCTGGGGCAGCGAGGAGGCTTGTCTCTCGCCCAAAAATTCGCCACTCGTCAAAGCTTTTCTCGCGGCGATTCGGGCGGAGGGCGGCGAGCCGGTTTTCAAAGTCAAAACCGGAACGGCGGATATGAATACACTGGTCAAAGCTTTTCCGGGCGTGCCGATTGTTTCCTATGGTCCGGGTGACAGCAATCTCGATCACACGCCGCAGGAACATATCGAGCTCGCCGAATTCGAAAAGGCGATTAAGATTTTGGAAAAAGTTTTGCTGAGGCTTGATGAGCGAGCATGAAAGGAGTTGAGTCTTAGCTAGCGAGATGAAAAAACGAACCTTTGGTTTTTTTAGACCAACTATTTTTTAGCAGCGAAAAATTTGGGGCGTAGGGAACGGACATGTCCGTTCCCTACAAACAGGATGGAGCCAAAATATATAGTTTGCCTTCAGGTTCTCGTGGGAATTTTAGTTGCGGGCTGGTAGAGATGTTGCATGCAATGTCTATACGACCACGACCTACGGTCGCGAAATTCGATTCCATATGACCAGCCCTTTTGACCTTTTACCTAAAAAATGCCAAAATTAAAGCCTCTCGCTTAGTTATATAATTAACAAGCGGGATTGCTTCTTCCGACATTTTCCGGAATCGCAATGACAAATACCATGACCACTCGTCTCAAAATCGCGCTCCAAAAAAAAGGTCGCCTCGCCGATGAGTCTTTCGCTCTGCTGCGCAAAATCGGACTCACTTTCGTCGCGAACGGACACTATTTAGTTTTGAAATGCACCGATTTTCCGGCGGATATTTTGCTTTTGCGTGATGACGACATTCCGGCTTTCGTCGCGCGCGGCTCGGCGGATCTCGGCATCGTCGGTCAAAATGTCGTGCGGGAGTCCGGCAAAAAAGTCCGCGAGATTGCGCCGCTCGGTTTCGGCGCGTGTCGGCTCGCCATCGCTGTTCCGAGAAATTCAAAATTCAAAAAAATCGCCGACCTCAAAAATTCCACGATCGCGACGGAATATCCCAACTCCACAAAAAAGTTTTTCCGCGAGCTCAAAATTCCGGTCAGTCTCGCTGAGCTTTCCGGCTCGGCTGAAATCGCGCCGGAGATGGGCGTCGCCGATGCGATTGCCGACATCGTCGATACGGGCACGACGCTCGAAGCGCACAATCTGATTCCGCTGGAGCCGCCGATTTTTCGCAGTGAAGCGATTCTCGTCGCCGATCCGAAACTCTCGTCTGCCAAAAAGAAATTGCTCGAAGACTTGATTGCGCGCATCGAAGCCGTCCAAAAAGCCAGCGACAAAAAATATGTCGTGCTGAATTGTTCCGAAAAAAACTTGGCGAAAATCGAAAAACTTTTGCCGGCACTCGAAGCGCCGACCATTCTCCCGCTCGCGAAAAAAGGCGAGTTCGCGCTCCAATCAGTCGCGACCGAAAAAGAATTTTGGGCGGCGCTGCCGCGGCTCAAAGCCGCTGGTGCGAAAGACATTCTGCTGCTCAATGTCGAGAAAATTGTTCTTTAATTTTTTTCCAATGCCAGCCAAAAAGTCTTCCGCCGAAAAAAGAGTCGCCGTCATCTTCAGCCTCTCGACCAAAATCCGGAATGAGCTGAACAAGAAAATTCCGACGGGCTATCGCAGCCAATTCGTCGAAAAATTACTCGAACGAGAATTCAGCAAAGTTTCGACTGAGAAAAAAGCGGTCACGAAAAAAACTCTGCTCGCCCGACTTTTCCAAAAATAATTCGCGATGCAAATCCAAAAACTGGCTTCGCTCTCGACCAAGGAGCGCGCCGCGATTCTCGCGCGCGGCGGCGCGGCTGCGCCTGCAATCAAAAAAACAGTTGGCGCGATTTTGCAAAAAATTCGGCAAGACGGGGAAGCGGCAGTACTCGCTTTCACCAAAAAATTTGATGGCATCGAATTAAAAGGCCTCGCAGTTTCGGCGAAAGAATTAAAGGCAGTTGACGAGAAGTCCGCCAAGTTCGATTTTCTGCGCGCGGCTGCGGTGAACATTCAGAAGTTCCACGAGAATCAGCTCGCCAATATTCGCGCTGAAAAAAAAGTTCAAACGGCGCCAGGAGTCCAAATTTGGCGCGAGTGGCGACCGATTGCGCGAGTCGGGATTTATGCGCCGGGCGGACTCGCGACTTATCCGAGCTCGGTTTTGATGCAGGCGATTCCAGCGCGGATCGCGGGCTGTACGGAAATTATTCTCGCGACTCCTCCGCGGAAAGACGGTTCGATTTCCGAAGTGGTCATCGCGGCGGCGAAGCTAGCGGGTGTGACGAAAATTCTCAAGGTCGGCGGAGCGCAGGCAATCGGCGCACTCGCTTTCCTCGAGAAGGTTGAGAAAATTACCGGACCAGGTAATCCCTGGGTGACCGAGGCGAAGTCCCAAATTTCATCCGAGATTCCGATCGACATGCCGGCGGGTCCGAGCGAGATTCTCATCTTGGCGGACGACTCGGCGGTGCCGCGATTTGTCGCGGCAGATTTGTTGAGTCAGGCGGAGCACGCCAGCGACTCGACCGCGTTACTCGTGACGACTTCCACCAAGCTTGCCAAGGCAGTTGCCCGCGAGCTTGTCTTACAAATTAAAAAATTGTCGCGTCGAGCAATCGCGCAAAAGAGTCTCGATTCGCGCGGTCGGATTCTCGTCGCGAAAAATCTGCCCAGCGCGCTCACTTTCGTGAACGAGTTCGCCGCAGAGCACCTCGAAATTTGTCTCACCGATTCAGAAAAAATTCTGCCGCAAATTCAAAACGCCGGTTCGATTTTTCTCGGCAATTTTTCCTCCGAGCCGGCGGGAGATTTTGCCACCGGCACGAATCATGTCTTGCCGACGGCCGGCTTCGCCCGCAATTTCGCGCCGCTGTCGGTCGAATCGTTTGGCAAAAAAATTCAGATTCAGAAAATTTCCAAGACCGGACTCGCCGCGATTCGCGCGACCTGCGAAAAATTCGGTGCAGTCGAAGGTCTCGACGCGCACGCGCGTTCAATTTCAATTCGTTTCGATGCCAAAAATTAATTTCACCAAGCTCGCCAAAAAATCCGTGCGCAGCAGCGCGGCTTATTCTTCAGCGCGTTCGCTCGTGCGCGAGGCTTCGATTTTTCTTGACGCGAATGAAAACGCTTTCGGTTCGGTTCTGCCCAAAATTTCGAATGTTGAGCTGTCGCGCTATCCGGATCCACTGGCAAAAAAATTGCGTGAGCAATTTGGCAAATTTGTCGGCGTTTCCGCAGACCAAGTTTTGGTCGGCAATGGTTCGGATGAAATTATTTGGCTTCTGCTTTTGGCTTTCGTCGAGGCAGGCCAAGAAATTCTGACTTTCGCGCCGACTTTCTCGATGTACCGCGTTTTCGCCGAGCTGCTCGGACTGCGCGTGCGTGAGGTCGCGCTCGAAGCGGATTACTCGCTTGATACCGCGAAACTCTTGAGGCAGATTTCCGCGAAGACCAAACTCATTTTTCTCTGCTCGCCTAATAATCCAACCGGGCAAGTTTTGCCGCGGGCGCAGCTGGAGCAAATTATCCGGACGGGTAAATTGGTGGTGCTCGATGAAGCGTACATCGAATTCGCGCCGGAGAAGTCAGCGGTCGCTTTGCTCCGCAAATTTCCGAATTTAATTATCCTGCGGACTTTCTCGAAAGCCTGGGGTTTGGCGGGACTCCGCGTCGGCTGCGGCTTGATGGATGCGGCGGCGATTGCCATTCTCCAAAAAGTTCGCGCGCCTTATTCAGTCGACGCGCTTTCCCAAAAACTCGCGCTTGACGCTTTGGCGAATTCTAAAAAAATGCAGGCAATGGTTAAAAAGATTTTGGCAGAGAAAGAAAAACTTGCCGCCAAACTTTGGGAACTGGGCTTGATTGTTTTCCCGAGTGATGCGAATTTTCTACTCGTGCGTTTTCCGGCGGAAGTCTCTGCTTCGCGCGTCCAGAAAAACTTGCTCGAAAAATTCGGCATCGTCGTACGAGATTTCTCACACAAAAAATTCCTCGAAAATTGTGTTCGCATTACAGTCGGCAATCCTAATGAGAATGAAGAGTTGTTAAGAGCCTTGAGGAGCTTTAAGGATTTGAGTTCAAAGTGAAATATGAGAATTCTTTTCGCAAGCTTATTGTTTGGCAGAGTGCCAAAAAATTGGTCATGCTTGTTTACCAAATCACTAAAAAATTTCCACGCGAAGAAATTTTTGGCATGACGAATCAAATAAGGAGAGCCGCAGTTTCAGTTTGCGCAAATATTGCGGAAGGAAATGCGCGCTCTGGCGAAAAAGAGAGAATTCAGTTTTTCAATTTTGCCAAAGCTTCTTTAGTAGAAGTGGACTGTTTGGGAGAATTGGCGTTCGAACAAAATTATTTTAGCCAAAAAGATTTTGATGAATTGCTTGAACTAATTAACAAGACTGCTTATCTATTGATAAGATTAAAAAACTCAAAGATCAATAATCTTGATAATCCTAAAAGCTCACAATTATCTTTAAAATCACACGAATGATCTTTGACTTTCACACACACACTCGACAACAAGACGGCGCGAATTCTGCGCGCGAAATGATTGAGACGGCGATTGCACAGGGAGTCGCGATTCTCGGAATTTCCGAGCACTCGCCGCGCTTGCCGGGATTCCGCTACGCCGATGATCCAGTCGGCGAAGTGCGCGGACTGGAAGGGTGGTCAGAATTTCTCGCGGAAATCGATCAGCTCAAAATCGAATACACCGACCGAATCGAAATTCTGAAGGGCTGTGAGGTGGACTGGCTCGGCGAGGAGAATTTGGACTGGGTGAAAAAACTACTCGCCGCTGGTAGCTTCGACTACACGATTGGTTCGGTGCATTTCCTCGGTCGCTGGGGTTTCGATTATTTGAAAGACTGGGAAAGTGGCTACAAAAAATTCGAAAACATTGAGGCAATTTACCGCGAGTATTTTCTCGAATACGCGCGCATGGTGCGCTCGGGCTTGTTCGACATCGCGGGTCATCTCGACCTTATTAAAAAATTTAACGACCAATTTCCGCTGTCCGAAAATTCCAACATTTTAGAATTGGCTGAGCCAGCTTTCGCCGCTTTAGAAAATTCTAAAATGGTGCTCGAAATTTCTTCCGCTGGTCTGACGAAGCCTTGCCAGGAATGGTATCCGTCGCTCGAATTGTTGCAGGCGGCAAACAGTCGCGGAATTCCAATTACCTTTAATTCCGACGCGCACTCTGTGAATCGGATTGCCGAAAACTTCGCGGCTGCTAAGGAGTTCGCGAAGTCAGCAGGGTATTCTGAAGTTGTGATTTTTCACGCGAGTGGTCGGCGCGAGGAGCTTAAAATTTAGATTGTCTAGAAGAAGATAAGCCTTTTAGGATGTTTGACGGTGTTAAAATAAAACTCCTTAATAATCCCTCAAGCTCTTAATTATCCTCATAGTCTCACCAATGTTCACAGGCATTATTACCGAACTCGGCGAAGTCAAAAAAATTTTTCGTGATGGCGAAAACACAGCCTTCACGATTGCTGCGCCGAAGACAGCGCGCACTTTGAAAATAGGTGATTCCATCGCGATCAATGGCGCGTGCCACACGGTCGTTCAGAAAATTAAAAATACTTTTGTCGTCGAGTCGATGCCGGAGACTTTGCGCCGGACGAATTTCGGCGATTTCGAAATTGGCTCGCAGGTAAATTTGGAGCGACCGGTCGGCGTGTCTGGTAGTTTCGACGGTCACTTCGTCTCGGGTCACATCGACGGTGTCGCGAAGATTCTCACAATTAAAAAGGACAAGAATTCCAAAATTTTCACGCTCGCGTTGCCGAAAAATCTGACGAAGTTCGTGGTCGAAAAGGGTTCCATTTCGCTCGACGGCATTTCGCTCACAGTCATCTCGATTCATGGCAATAAAATTGAGGTTGGGATTATTCCGCACACTTTGCAGGAAACCAATTTGGGAATCAGAAAAGTTGGTGAGCGGGTGAATGTTGAGGCGGACTTACTTGCGAAGCATGTCGCGAAATTAATTCGAAAATGAAATTTGCCATCATCACATCGCGATTCGCCGAGAAGGCCGGTGATGCGCTCGATATTTTGAACGCGAGCTGCGCGCAGAAATTGCGCGAACTGAAAGTTGATTTCGAAAAGTTCACCGTCCCGGGTGCGTTCGAGATTCCCACACTCGCTAAGCAAATTTTGCTTACCAAAAAGTTCGACGGCGTCATCGCGCTCGGCGTCGTCGTGCGTGGCGAGACAGCACACTTCGATTTCGTCGCGGGGAATTGCGCTCGCAAATTAGCTGACCTCGGAGTCGAATTCGCGCAGCCGGTAATCTTCGGTGTGCTGACGACCGAGACGACCGCACAGGCTTCAGCGCGCGCGGCGCGCGGCGCGGAGTTTGCGACGGCAGCTTTTGAGCTCGCACACGAACTTGCTAAAATCCGCGCGTGAACCTGAGAACACTGCGCGACGCCGAAAATTTGTCCGGAAAAAGAGTTTTGGTGCGCGCTGATTTCGATGTTCCGATTGAAAATGGTGTGGTCACAAATGCTTCACGCATTCAGGCGGCGCTGCCGACGCTCGAATTTCTCCGTTCTGTCAGCGCAAAAATAATTCTCCTTGCACATCTCGGTCGTCCCAAAAGCGCTACTGATGAAAACTTACGACTTGATCCGATCGCAGTGAGCTTGTCCGAGCTGCTCGGAATTCCAGTCAAAAAACTAGACGACTGCGTTGGTGTTTCAGTCGAGGCTGAAATTGCAAAAATGCAGCCAGGCGAAATAATCTTGCTTGAGAATACGCGCTTCCATGCAGGCGAAGAAGAAAATAGCTCTGAGTTTGTTGCTGAACTTGCGCGTCTCGGCGAAGTCTTCGTGAATGACGCTTTTGCCACCGCGCATCGTGCGCACGCTTCCAATTTTGGCATCGCGCAAATTTTGCCGAGTTACGCCGGTCTCTCGCTCGAAAAAGAAATTCAAAGCTTGTCGTCAGTTTTATTAAGTCCGAAAAAACCGCTCGTCTTGATTTTGGGTGGTGCGAAGATTGACACGAAGATTGGCGTCCTGCGCCAATTCGTCACGCTCGCCGATACGATTCTCCTCGGCGGTGGTCTCGCGAATACTTTTCTCGCGGCACAAAATTTCGCAGTCGGTGCGAGTCTGTACGAGCCGGAAAAATTAGAAACGGCGCGCGAGATTCTGGCGCTGGCTGCTAAATTTAACTGTGCAATCGTGCTGCCGAGTGACGCCGTTTGTGCGCCGGACTTCGACTCGCCGAGCCAAACATTCGAGACGACGGCAATTCCCGCAGAGCAAAAAATGCTCGACCTCGGGGCGGAGTCGATTGGTCAATTTTCCGAAATTATTCAAAACGCTGGAACGGTCGTCTGGAATGGACCGGTCGGAGTTTTCGAACAGGCGGCTTTCGCTGCGGGCACGCACGCGATTATTACCGCCTGTGCCGCGACCTCGGCGGACACGATTTTGGGTGGCGGCGACACGCTCGCTGCGCTCGCGCAATTCGCAATCCCGCTCACCAAATTCACGCATGTCTCGACGGGCGGGGGAGCGATGCTCGAATTACTCGAAAACAAAAAACTGCCTGCACTCGCAATTCTCGAAAAATAATTCGAAAACTAACGGATGGAATCTTTCAAAGTTTTGCCAGCGCGAAAGGCGGGCACTTTGAGTGCCGGGATTTCGATCCGCTGAGTCGGATCGCGCGGACTGACTCCGGAACGCGCGGCGCGTTTGCTCACGCGAAAAGTTCCGAAACCGGTGACAGTCACATTGTTGCCCTTCTTGAGCTCGACGGTAATCGTCGCGACGAGACCTTCCAAAACTTCGGCGACGAGCCGTTTACTCAAACCGAGCCGCTCGGCGAGCGCGTCGATGAGTTCTTGACGATTCATCGAAGGAGGTTAATTGTCCCAATTTTGGGCGACAAAAATTCAAAATGCAAATTAGGCGACCTGCCAATTCGTGATTGTGTCACCGCCGCGGATTTCCGTGTCCGGGAAGAGTGGCGCGACTTTTCCCCAGATCGCGCTCGCGACTTCTTTGATGGGCTGATTGGCGTTCACTTTTTCCCAGTCATATTTTTTCGCTAATTTCAAAAAACTGGCGCGCGCTTTCGCAATCAGTCGGTCGCTGGATTCGTGCAAGTGGACTTTTTCTTTGCCAATCAAGAAACGCTCGCCGTCAATCAAAACTTCGAGGTCGGGTTTTTGCAAAAATTTATTCACGCTTTCGAGCCAGTCGAGATCGGCACCTTTGGCAGCGCCCCAGGCGAGTCCGGTGCCGGTGTAGTCTTCGGCGACAATCGAAATTCCGCTCGCGAGCTTGCGACGAATCTGCGGGTCGAATTGGTAGCGATTCAGCGAATACCACATTTGCAGCTCTTCCTCGCTGACTTTTTGCCTGAGCTCCGGAGTCGAGATGGGTTGCCGCCGAAAGGAAATCGCGGGTTTGCGTTTCGGATTCGGTCGGCGCACTTTCGTACCCTCGAAAAACTCAATCATCGATTGGACGCTGTGCCGTTGTTTGCCGCGCAGAATTTCATTCAGCATTTTGCCGGTCGGATCGAGGTCGTAGAGCGGATATTTGAAATACTCGACGCGCACGCCGCGCCCAATCAGTCGCTGTACCAAGAGCGAAGTTTGGGTGCTTTTGCCAATGTTATTAATTCCGTAAACGGCGATAAATTTTCCACGCATCGGACACCCATTTTACTCGAAAAATTTGGTGCGCGGAAAATTAAATTTAAAGACTATCCGAATAGGCACTTGCTCCCGTCACGCGCAACATGAGCACACGGTAAATCGTCTCGGCGACTTCAGCGCGCGTCACGCCACTCGTTCCTTCAAACAAGTTCGAAGGGAGCGGGAAGATATTTTTGAGCTTCGAATAATTCGCGAAAGCTGAATACCAGTCATCCGCCGGGACATCCGGGTAGGGATTTTCGCTCACGCTATCGGGCGAGATGCCAGCCGCGAAGAGCAGAATTTTCAAATACTCGGCGCGATTGATCGTGTTGCTCGGGCGGAAAGTGCTGTCAGGATAGCCATTCGCGATTCCGTGCATGACGGCTGTTCCGACAAAGTCGGCGTACCACTGCTCGTTGCTGGTATCTTTGAAGCCGAGTGCCGGGTTTTGGTCCATGGCAATTCCAAATCCCAGAATCAACATTTTGAGCGCCTCGACACGATTCACAGTTTTCGCCGGTTTGAAGCTGCCGTCATCGTATCCGCCGACGATTCCATTTTCTTTTAGATATTTGATGGCTTTGGCGTTCTCGTGGTTTGAGTCGACATCGCTGAAAATTTCCTCAGCACTAATTGTCTCGACAACTTCTGGTGTCTCGACGACCTCCGGAGTTTCTGTGGTTAAGTTAGTGTTAGTGATAGTGTTAGTGTTAGTTTCAGTGATAGTGTTGGTTGTGTCCGTGGTCGGAGTTTCAGTTGGTGTCGTGACAGTGGCGGAAGCATCAGCGACAGTCGTGGTCGTGACGGTTTCCGTGCTTGTGTTCGCCCCCGCATCGGTCGTCGTGGTTGTGGTCGTCGTTGTTTCGCTCGCGTGGAGATCACTCGGAGTTGTATTGCCGGAAGTGTCCGTGACGAGATAACGCTGCACCCAGAGCATCGGATTGATGGTATTCGCGATGGCGCCCGCCTGACCGATGCCAGCCGATACGCCGTCGAAGAAGCTCACACCGGCGGCGGCGCAGTCTGCGCTCGTGAACGGCCACCAGGGATGCCACGGCGCACTGTCTTTGTCGATTTGAAAATGCAAATGCGGCGTGGTCGAGGTACCGCTGCTGCCGGACTGACCGACGACTTGACCGCGTGTCACGATGTCGCCGACATTCACACCTGTCGCGGAGAGATGCGCGTAAGCGGAATAAAGCGTGACCGTTTCATTCGCATCGAGACTTGGCACATTGGGGTGTTTGACGACGATGTGCATGCCGAAGCCGCTCGAAGCTGCCGCGACTTTCACGACCTTGCCATTCGCGACGGCATGGACGGGCGTACCCGTCGGCGCGCGGATGTCGATGGCGAGATGGCTGCCCTGATATTCTTTGCTGCCGGATTCGTAGCTGCCCATGTACGGTACGGCGAAAGTCACCAATTTGTTGGCGAGATTTTTGTCAGCTCTCCAATTCAAATCCGCGACCATCACACCGAAAGCCGCCGGATCATAATTCGGCAGAGGTAGCATTTTTTCGAGTGGAATCTGCGCGGCGAGCAGCGTCGAGCGACCGCCGATGTCCGTCCAGTCGGGAACTTCCGTAATCGGCAGGCTCGTTCCGTCGAATGGTGCGGGTTGCTCGAGGTCGAGAACCGAAGCCATGAAATTCCCGGTCGATTCACCGAAGACGCCGACGACTGCGGTGATTACGAGCGTCACCGCGAGCGCATTGAGGGCGTGCTTATGTGCGCGGTAAAAGTTCCAAAAGTTTTGCATTTTTTTGTATTAAAATTTGTTTTGGTTTTTCTAAATCTGTTCATTTTACCATTTTTCCCCTGTGAAATCAATCTACCAAACCAGCGATGCGGAGGCGACGGAGGCACTCGGTGAGTCGCTCGCGCCGGAGCTGCGTGGGCAAAAAGTTTTTCTCTTCGGCGATCTCGGTCTCGGCAAGACGACTCTGCTCCGTGGGCTCGCGCGTGGTCTCGGGCTGAAGTCCA
It encodes the following:
- a CDS encoding S-layer homology domain-containing protein, with protein sequence MQNFWNFYRAHKHALNALAVTLVITAVVGVFGESTGNFMASVLDLEQPAPFDGTSLPITEVPDWTDIGGRSTLLAAQIPLEKMLPLPNYDPAAFGVMVADLNWRADKNLANKLVTFAVPYMGSYESGSKEYQGSHLAIDIRAPTGTPVHAVANGKVVKVAAASSGFGMHIVVKHPNVPSLDANETVTLYSAYAHLSATGVNVGDIVTRGQVVGQSGSSGTSTTPHLHFQIDKDSAPWHPWWPFTSADCAAAGVSFFDGVSAGIGQAGAIANTINPMLWVQRYLVTDTSGNTTPSDLHASETTTTTTTTTDAGANTSTETVTTTTVADASATVTTPTETPTTDTTNTITETNTNTITNTNLTTETPEVVETPEVVETISAEEIFSDVDSNHENAKAIKYLKENGIVGGYDDGSFKPAKTVNRVEALKMLILGFGIAMDQNPALGFKDTSNEQWYADFVGTAVMHGIANGYPDSTFRPSNTINRAEYLKILLFAAGISPDSVSENPYPDVPADDWYSAFANYSKLKNIFPLPSNLFEGTSGVTRAEVAETIYRVLMLRVTGASAYSDSL